Proteins from a genomic interval of Nostoc sp. TCL240-02:
- a CDS encoding Mur ligase family protein, protein MGKIQFIDRLRLGFAVSVAKSVTFIVRSLRLGAASVLPGSIARRIEPRLLQLLSQQVKNGVILIAGTNGKTTTALLLCTILERKGFRVTHNSTGANLENGLMTALLESTNLLGTLNTDYAILEVDENIVPRVLKPLQPRIILCLNLFRDQLDRYGEVDTISKRWTKVISTLPTETVVIPNADDPTLSNLGQQLPQRVLFFGLNEPEHYLEAIPHAVDSIYCPKCGHSLDYKGVYLSHLGDFTCPKCGFTKSKPTLESSEWSQILVGLYNKYNTLAAATAAIELEVDEVTIRDTINNFQAAFGRAEDLVINGKRVRILLSKNPVGTNETIRVVTQSTDKTTLLVLNDRTPDGTDVSWIWDVDTEKLVERGGTLVVSGDRVYDMALRLRYSQKSPESSINLIVEEDLRQAIATALEHTPENETLHILPTYSAMLEVREVLTGRKIL, encoded by the coding sequence GTGGGAAAAATTCAATTCATAGATAGGCTGCGATTGGGTTTCGCGGTATCAGTGGCAAAAAGTGTGACGTTTATAGTGCGATCGCTCCGTCTGGGTGCTGCTAGTGTATTACCAGGCTCAATTGCTCGTCGCATTGAACCCCGACTTTTACAATTATTGAGTCAGCAAGTTAAAAACGGAGTGATTTTAATTGCTGGTACTAACGGCAAAACTACTACAGCGCTGCTTTTATGTACAATCCTAGAACGCAAGGGTTTTCGCGTAACTCATAATTCTACAGGTGCAAATCTAGAAAATGGCTTGATGACGGCGTTGTTAGAAAGCACCAACTTACTAGGTACGCTAAATACTGATTACGCAATTTTAGAAGTTGATGAAAATATTGTCCCCAGAGTATTAAAGCCACTCCAGCCGCGAATTATTCTCTGTTTAAACTTGTTCCGCGACCAACTCGATCGGTACGGAGAAGTAGATACAATTAGTAAACGTTGGACAAAAGTTATTTCTACCCTACCAACAGAAACGGTGGTAATTCCTAATGCTGATGACCCAACTTTATCTAATCTTGGTCAGCAGTTACCGCAACGGGTGTTATTCTTTGGCTTAAATGAACCAGAACATTATCTAGAAGCAATTCCTCACGCTGTCGATTCTATCTATTGCCCCAAATGTGGACATTCTCTAGATTACAAGGGCGTTTATTTGTCTCATTTGGGAGATTTTACTTGTCCCAAGTGTGGTTTTACTAAAAGTAAACCAACTCTAGAAAGTAGTGAATGGTCGCAAATTCTGGTTGGTTTGTACAACAAATATAATACTTTAGCTGCTGCTACTGCGGCTATTGAGTTAGAAGTTGATGAAGTAACAATCAGAGATACTATTAACAACTTCCAAGCTGCCTTTGGTCGGGCAGAAGATTTAGTAATTAATGGTAAACGAGTGCGGATATTGTTATCAAAAAATCCTGTAGGAACGAATGAAACCATTCGCGTAGTTACTCAAAGCACAGATAAAACCACACTATTGGTATTAAACGATCGCACACCCGATGGTACTGATGTATCCTGGATTTGGGACGTGGATACCGAGAAATTAGTCGAACGCGGCGGGACTTTAGTAGTGAGTGGCGATCGCGTCTATGATATGGCACTACGTCTACGTTACAGCCAAAAGTCCCCTGAGAGTAGCATAAATTTAATTGTAGAAGAAGATTTGCGACAAGCGATCGCAACTGCATTAGAGCATACACCAGAGAATGAAACTCTGCACATTCTGCCCACCTACTCAGCCATGCTAGAAGTGCGAGAAGTTCTGACTGGGCGGAAAATTCTTTAA
- a CDS encoding thylakoid membrane photosystem I accumulation factor, whose amino-acid sequence MNSTKFLFLHKQINGWRSWFSKCLLLLVSLFIISTQPAYAGLDNDLYDGNIFVVYAGNGSLVPPRQTLTQTLAEHKPIFLAFYLDDSSDSKRYAISISRVQEFYGRVAEIMPINVDTIPSKETYDPTEPGYYYSGSVPQVVVFNKSGEVVLNKKGQVPYEEIDDQFRKIFDLLPRTETAQLKRRAFNEFSSELAK is encoded by the coding sequence ATGAATAGCACAAAGTTTCTTTTTTTACATAAACAAATTAATGGCTGGCGAAGTTGGTTTTCCAAATGCCTGTTGTTGCTTGTAAGTCTTTTCATTATAAGTACGCAACCTGCTTATGCTGGTCTCGATAATGATTTATATGATGGCAACATCTTCGTTGTTTATGCTGGCAACGGTTCATTAGTTCCTCCCAGACAGACACTCACACAAACTTTAGCGGAACATAAACCAATATTTTTGGCTTTTTATTTGGATGACAGCAGCGATTCTAAAAGATATGCCATTTCTATCTCACGGGTACAGGAATTCTACGGTCGGGTGGCAGAGATTATGCCGATTAATGTAGATACTATCCCGTCTAAAGAAACCTACGACCCTACAGAACCAGGATATTACTATTCTGGGTCTGTTCCTCAAGTCGTAGTGTTTAATAAATCAGGTGAGGTAGTTTTGAATAAAAAAGGTCAAGTACCTTATGAAGAAATAGACGACCAATTCCGCAAAATCTTTGATTTATTACCACGCACCGAAACAGCACAGCTAAAGCGACGAGCCTTTAATGAGTTCAGTAGTGAGTTAGCTAAGTAA
- a CDS encoding PAS domain S-box protein, translating to MPHIHYSQLLRYGIVVLIITLALVLMLMLDPWLSMSGTPFLLFFGAVMVSAWYGGLKSGLLATSLSALLSNYFFLPPAYELSFDLSNSVRIGLFALQGLLFSILCEALNTAKRRADINLQQLRVSEERFRLALSSSDIVVFQQDRDLRYQWIHNAQGLDTAEEMLGKSDDELFPASVAEQLKAIKLKVIETGISTREEVYLTTCGEYRYYDLLVEPLKDTDNSIHGITCAAVNITERKQAEERLRYIAQVSSVFSTSLDYEETLEQIAKISVPQLADWCSADILNEDGSIRRLPIAHADPSKAELARKLQEYATDYKGVSAITRVMQTGQSELISEISDSLLVASTQNQEHLEIVRQLGMKSVMIVPLIAQGRVFGTISFVSTQSNRRYDRTDLTLATEISHRAALAVENARLYRDIHHALVHYAESLSLLDALLEAAPVAVCFLDRELRYIRINEVFADINGLTIEEHLGHTFGEVLPAMAAEVEQQLQHVLDTGEPLLNVEISGETREQSPRYGYWLGNYYPVNNAMGETVGIGIILADVTAAKQTEVALRESEEKFRAMFNQAAVGITLVALDGQFIQVNPALCEITGYSPEELIQLNFQEITHPDDLAIDWENARRVIAKEISGYSLEKRYIRKDGSIVWVNLTSSVVWDTNGLPKYALGIIEDISERQAALRERKQVEATQQFLVEASTLLTASLDYEIALKNVANLAVPTLADWCIVDVFQEDWSSRQIAIAIADATKLNILDEIRRRYRPKARAKLLVQQLRRGISAFYSELSDSHLVEMAEDDGHLQLLQSLGIRSLMVIPVRSRGQLFGAISFFTAESGRYYKETDLALAEDIARRAATAIDNARLYQETQQAKQAAERSVNRIILLQKITAAFSEALTPQQVADVVVNQGIAALEATGGSVVLLTERDTILKVVQAIGYPQTLINTWATFPITAPNQIAETVRTGQPIFLENLAAMIARYPELANIVTVIGNNAWASIPLIAEGKVIGALGLSFTTGQIFNKEDRGFMLTLGQQCAQAIARAQLYEAEKTARAQAETANRIKDEFLAVLSHELRTPLNPILGWAKLLRTRKFDEPTKIRALETIERNAKLQTQLIGDLLDVSRILQGKVRLNLYAVDLKIAIASALETVRLAAEAKSIEIKTVLSNDIGKVLGDSDRLQQVMWNLLSNAVKFTPTDGVVQIRLEQVGLDAQIQVIDTGKGIIPEFLPYVFDYFRQADAKTTRVFGGLGLGLAIVRHLVELHGGTVQAESLGEGQGATFTVKLPLLKNSELRISGDEASQAELNTDDTLLAGVQILLVDDQADVREFFSFALEQYGATVTAVESAAEALEMLIQSKPDILLSDIGMPLMDGYMLLREVRKLPPEQGGQIPAIALTAYAGEINYNQAMAAGFQKHLPKPVDPGELATAIINLIGHNKP from the coding sequence ATGCCTCATATTCATTATTCCCAGTTACTGCGCTATGGAATTGTTGTATTAATTATCACACTAGCACTAGTGTTAATGTTGATGCTAGACCCCTGGTTAAGCATGAGTGGAACTCCTTTCTTACTGTTTTTTGGCGCTGTAATGGTTAGTGCTTGGTATGGTGGTTTGAAATCAGGGCTATTAGCAACTTCCTTGTCTGCATTACTGAGCAATTACTTCTTTCTCCCGCCAGCTTATGAGCTGAGTTTTGACCTATCTAATTCTGTGCGAATTGGGTTGTTTGCATTACAAGGATTGCTCTTTAGTATCTTATGTGAGGCATTAAACACTGCTAAAAGACGGGCTGATATAAATCTTCAACAGCTAAGAGTTAGTGAGGAGAGATTTCGATTAGCGTTAAGCAGTTCAGATATTGTGGTCTTTCAACAAGATCGAGATTTGCGATATCAGTGGATTCATAATGCTCAAGGTCTAGATACTGCTGAGGAAATGTTAGGTAAGTCTGATGATGAATTATTTCCAGCTTCAGTAGCAGAGCAATTGAAGGCTATTAAGCTGAAGGTAATAGAGACTGGTATTTCAACCCGTGAAGAGGTTTATCTGACAACTTGCGGAGAATATCGTTACTATGATTTGCTGGTTGAACCACTGAAAGATACAGACAATAGTATTCATGGTATTACTTGTGCTGCTGTGAATATCACAGAACGCAAGCAGGCTGAAGAAAGACTCCGTTATATCGCGCAAGTCAGTAGCGTCTTCTCTACTTCGCTTGATTATGAAGAAACCTTAGAACAAATTGCCAAAATCTCAGTTCCCCAGCTAGCTGATTGGTGTAGTGCTGACATTTTAAATGAAGATGGTTCCATTCGTCGTCTACCCATTGCCCATGCAGACCCATCAAAGGCGGAGTTGGCGCGTAAACTCCAGGAGTATGCAACAGATTACAAGGGTGTAAGTGCAATTACTAGAGTAATGCAAACCGGGCAAAGCGAATTAATCTCAGAAATATCTGACTCGCTATTAGTGGCAAGCACTCAGAATCAGGAACACTTAGAAATTGTTCGGCAATTGGGTATGAAGTCTGTAATGATTGTGCCCTTAATCGCACAAGGACGGGTATTCGGCACTATTAGCTTTGTCAGCACGCAATCAAACCGTCGCTACGATCGCACTGACCTTACTTTAGCAACAGAGATTAGCCATCGTGCAGCCTTAGCAGTAGAAAATGCCCGACTTTATCGAGATATCCACCACGCTTTAGTCCATTATGCGGAATCTCTATCTCTTCTAGATGCGCTGTTAGAAGCTGCTCCTGTTGCCGTATGCTTTTTGGATCGAGAACTGCGATATATCCGAATTAATGAAGTTTTCGCTGACATTAATGGTTTGACTATAGAAGAACATCTCGGACACACATTTGGGGAAGTATTGCCAGCAATGGCGGCTGAGGTGGAGCAACAATTACAGCACGTTTTGGATACTGGAGAACCACTGCTGAATGTAGAAATTAGCGGTGAGACAAGGGAACAATCCCCACGCTACGGCTACTGGCTGGGCAACTATTACCCAGTCAACAATGCAATGGGCGAAACGGTAGGAATTGGGATTATTTTGGCAGATGTGACAGCAGCAAAGCAAACAGAAGTGGCTTTGCGAGAAAGCGAAGAAAAGTTCCGAGCAATGTTCAACCAAGCAGCTGTCGGGATTACTCTAGTAGCCTTGGATGGACAATTTATTCAGGTTAATCCTGCCCTGTGCGAAATTACTGGGTATAGCCCTGAAGAGTTAATTCAATTAAACTTTCAGGAAATTACCCACCCCGACGACCTAGCAATTGATTGGGAAAATGCTCGGCGAGTTATAGCAAAAGAAATTAGTGGTTATTCCTTAGAGAAGCGCTACATCCGCAAAGATGGTTCTATAGTTTGGGTAAACCTAACTTCATCAGTAGTTTGGGATACTAATGGACTTCCAAAGTATGCGTTAGGCATTATTGAGGATATTAGCGAACGGCAAGCTGCCCTACGCGAACGCAAACAAGTTGAAGCCACACAACAATTTTTAGTCGAGGCCAGCACTTTACTCACTGCCTCATTGGATTATGAAATTGCTTTAAAAAACGTGGCTAATCTCGCAGTTCCTACCTTAGCTGACTGGTGTATTGTCGATGTTTTCCAGGAAGATTGGTCAAGTAGACAAATTGCGATCGCAATTGCTGATGCCACCAAATTAAATATTTTAGATGAAATTCGACGGCGTTATCGACCCAAAGCTAGAGCCAAACTGCTTGTGCAACAGCTAAGGCGAGGAATATCTGCTTTTTACTCCGAATTATCTGACTCTCATCTTGTAGAGATGGCTGAAGATGATGGACATCTGCAATTGCTGCAAAGTCTGGGTATTCGTTCTCTAATGGTGATTCCAGTTCGTTCCCGTGGACAGTTATTTGGGGCAATCTCCTTTTTTACAGCCGAATCAGGTCGGTATTACAAAGAAACAGACTTGGCCTTAGCAGAAGATATTGCTCGTCGGGCGGCCACAGCCATCGATAACGCCAGACTCTACCAAGAAACTCAACAGGCAAAACAGGCAGCTGAAAGGTCTGTCAATCGCATCATACTTTTACAAAAAATAACTGCTGCCTTCTCGGAAGCATTAACTCCCCAACAGGTCGCTGATGTAGTGGTGAACCAAGGTATTGCTGCATTGGAAGCAACGGGTGGTTCTGTCGTCTTACTTACAGAGAGGGATACTATCCTAAAAGTTGTGCAAGCAATTGGCTATCCGCAAACGCTCATAAATACTTGGGCAACTTTTCCCATCACTGCACCTAACCAAATAGCAGAAACAGTCAGAACTGGGCAGCCGATTTTTTTAGAAAATTTAGCAGCCATGATTGCTAGATATCCAGAATTAGCAAATATTGTGACTGTTATAGGGAATAATGCCTGGGCTTCCATTCCCTTGATAGCAGAAGGTAAAGTAATTGGGGCTTTAGGATTAAGCTTTACTACTGGACAAATATTTAACAAAGAAGACCGAGGATTTATGTTGACACTGGGACAGCAGTGTGCGCAAGCGATCGCTCGCGCTCAACTTTACGAAGCCGAAAAGACCGCCAGGGCACAAGCTGAGACAGCCAACCGGATTAAAGATGAATTTCTTGCTGTCCTTTCCCATGAACTCCGAACTCCCTTGAATCCGATTTTAGGGTGGGCAAAGTTACTCAGAACCCGCAAGTTTGACGAACCCACTAAAATCCGCGCATTGGAAACAATCGAGCGGAATGCCAAGTTACAAACTCAATTAATTGGAGATTTACTTGATGTTTCGCGGATTTTACAAGGTAAGGTGAGGTTAAATCTTTATGCAGTGGATTTAAAAATAGCGATCGCATCTGCACTAGAAACAGTGCGTTTAGCAGCAGAAGCCAAATCAATTGAAATTAAAACGGTATTAAGTAATGATATCGGCAAAGTTCTCGGAGATAGCGATCGCTTGCAACAAGTGATGTGGAATCTCCTTTCCAATGCCGTTAAATTCACACCCACAGATGGAGTTGTACAAATCCGTCTAGAGCAAGTTGGCTTAGATGCTCAAATCCAGGTGATTGATACAGGTAAAGGAATCATCCCGGAATTTTTGCCCTACGTCTTTGATTACTTCCGCCAAGCAGATGCTAAAACAACCAGAGTATTTGGTGGACTAGGATTAGGACTGGCAATTGTCCGCCATTTAGTAGAACTTCATGGTGGTACAGTTCAGGCAGAGAGTTTGGGAGAAGGGCAAGGGGCTACTTTTACAGTTAAACTACCTTTGCTGAAAAATTCTGAGTTGCGAATTAGCGGTGATGAGGCTTCTCAAGCAGAACTCAATACTGACGACACATTACTGGCTGGAGTCCAAATATTGCTTGTGGACGATCAAGCTGACGTGCGAGAATTTTTTAGCTTTGCGCTAGAACAATATGGTGCGACTGTTACAGCAGTTGAATCAGCAGCCGAAGCACTGGAAATGTTAATCCAATCAAAACCAGATATTTTGTTAAGCGACATTGGAATGCCCTTGATGGATGGCTATATGCTGCTGCGCGAGGTGAGAAAATTACCACCAGAGCAAGGCGGGCAAATTCCCGCGATCGCACTGACAGCTTATGCTGGAGAAATCAACTACAACCAAGCAATGGCAGCAGGATTCCAGAAACACCTACCTAAACCTGTAGATCCAGGGGAATTAGCTACAGCGATCATTAATCTTATCGGGCACAATAAACCTTGA